The following proteins come from a genomic window of Actinomarinicola tropica:
- a CDS encoding substrate-binding domain-containing protein: protein MSHSKSRITWLIALFAVFTLVAAACGDDDGDDTSNGGAGEETGGGDAGGEEAGGDLSGSVVVSGSSTVEPISVAVAEKFNGENPDVDIPVDGPGTGDGFELFCQGETAINDASSKVKDAQIEQCEENGIEFIELWIGNDGLSIMTNEANDALSCVSLEDIYALVGPESQGFDNWSDAQDLATELGSDTELPDAPLDVTGPGEESGTFASFVEIVIEEFNEDRGQDATTRPDYQSSADDNVIIQGIQGSDTSFGWVGFAFAREAQGVKILEVDGGDGCVAPTDETVADGSYPIARPLFIYVNAQMAEENPALAAFVDYYLSDEGIASVGEVGYVPLADEDLEATRSLWEARTTGAQ from the coding sequence TTGAGTCACAGCAAGAGCCGCATCACGTGGCTGATCGCCCTGTTCGCCGTCTTCACCCTGGTCGCCGCCGCCTGCGGCGACGACGACGGCGACGACACCTCGAACGGCGGCGCCGGCGAGGAGACCGGCGGCGGGGACGCCGGCGGCGAGGAGGCGGGCGGCGACCTCTCCGGGTCCGTCGTCGTCTCCGGCTCGTCGACCGTCGAGCCCATCTCGGTCGCCGTGGCCGAGAAGTTCAACGGCGAGAACCCTGACGTCGACATCCCGGTGGACGGCCCCGGCACCGGCGACGGCTTCGAGCTGTTCTGCCAGGGCGAGACCGCCATCAACGACGCGTCGTCGAAGGTGAAGGACGCCCAGATCGAGCAGTGCGAGGAGAACGGCATCGAGTTCATCGAGCTCTGGATCGGCAACGACGGCCTCTCGATCATGACCAACGAGGCCAACGACGCGCTCAGCTGCGTCAGCCTCGAGGACATCTACGCCCTCGTCGGACCCGAGTCCCAGGGCTTCGACAACTGGAGCGACGCCCAGGACCTCGCCACCGAGCTCGGCTCGGACACCGAGCTCCCCGATGCCCCCCTCGACGTCACCGGCCCCGGCGAGGAGTCCGGCACGTTCGCCAGCTTCGTCGAGATCGTCATCGAGGAGTTCAACGAGGACCGCGGCCAGGACGCCACGACCCGACCCGACTACCAGAGCTCGGCCGACGACAACGTCATCATCCAGGGCATCCAGGGCAGCGACACCAGCTTCGGCTGGGTCGGGTTCGCCTTCGCCCGGGAGGCCCAGGGCGTGAAGATCCTCGAGGTCGACGGCGGCGACGGCTGCGTCGCCCCGACCGACGAGACGGTCGCCGACGGCAGCTACCCGATCGCCCGCCCGCTGTTCATCTACGTCAACGCCCAGATGGCCGAGGAGAACCCCGCCCTCGCAGCCTTCGTCGACTACTACCTCTCCGACGAGGGCATCGCCTCGGTCGGTGAGGTCGGCTACGTGCCCCTCGCCGACGAGGACCTCGAGGCCACCCGGTCCCTCTGGGAAGCCCGCACCACGGGCGCCCAGTAG
- the pstC gene encoding phosphate ABC transporter permease subunit PstC has product MTVLSVDDFRGDQRRVRRDAQVRRAVFLAATTSIVVSVLIVGSLLGEAWTFISQVEMSALWTDGWFPRRGMYDLRTVVVGSLLVTGVAMVVAVPLGVGAAIYLSEYADRRVRKFLKPFLEILAGIPSVVLGVFALRFISPEVVQRVIDDASQFNMLAAGIGVGILTIPLIASISEDAMRSVPDSLREASYGMGARKITTVVRVVIPAAISGLVAAFIIAVSRAIGETMVVLIAAGGTGGSLFSTDVTGPGTTLTAAIASQAVGTDQVRGEALTFQSLFFVALLLFLTTLLLNVIANRIVRRVREIY; this is encoded by the coding sequence ATGACCGTCCTGTCCGTCGACGACTTCCGGGGCGACCAGCGCCGGGTCCGGAGGGACGCCCAGGTCCGACGGGCGGTGTTCCTCGCCGCCACCACGTCGATCGTGGTCAGCGTGCTCATCGTCGGTTCCCTGCTCGGGGAGGCGTGGACGTTCATCTCCCAGGTCGAGATGAGCGCCCTGTGGACCGACGGCTGGTTCCCGCGCCGGGGCATGTACGACCTGCGCACAGTCGTCGTCGGCAGCCTCCTCGTCACCGGTGTGGCGATGGTCGTCGCCGTTCCCCTCGGTGTCGGGGCCGCGATCTACCTGTCGGAGTACGCCGACCGACGGGTCCGCAAGTTCCTCAAGCCCTTCCTCGAGATCCTCGCTGGCATTCCGAGCGTCGTGCTCGGTGTGTTCGCCCTGCGCTTCATCTCTCCCGAGGTCGTCCAGCGGGTCATCGACGACGCCTCGCAGTTCAACATGCTGGCGGCGGGCATCGGCGTGGGCATCCTCACCATCCCGCTCATCGCCTCGATCTCCGAGGACGCCATGCGCTCGGTGCCCGACAGCCTCCGCGAGGCGAGCTACGGCATGGGCGCCCGCAAGATCACCACCGTCGTGCGGGTCGTGATCCCCGCGGCGATCTCGGGGCTCGTCGCGGCGTTCATCATCGCCGTGTCCCGGGCCATCGGCGAGACGATGGTCGTCCTCATCGCCGCCGGCGGCACCGGCGGCTCCCTCTTCTCCACCGACGTGACGGGACCGGGCACGACGCTCACGGCGGCCATCGCCTCCCAGGCCGTCGGCACCGACCAGGTGCGGGGCGAGGCGCTCACGTTCCAGAGCCTCTTCTTCGTCGCCCTGCTCCTGTTCCTGACCACCCTGCTGCTCAACGTGATCGCCAACCGGATCGTCCGGCGCGTGCGCGAGATCTACTAG
- a CDS encoding substrate-binding domain-containing protein: MAITLAATIAATSCTSRGGDQLAGAVVVSGSSTVEPISVAVAEKFDAGAGSRVSLAVDGPGTGDGFELFCHGEIAINDASSKIKPEQIEQCEENGVEFIELWIGNDGLTLLTTERNDAVSCLTLADVYALVGPESQGVDDWSDAEPLAAELGSDTDLPDLPLTVTGPGEESGTFVSFVELVIEELNEERGQPATTRPDYQSSSDDNVIVQGVQGSPSGLGWVGYAFAREADGVKILEVDGGDGCVAPTDETVADGSYPISRPLFIYVNAEMADDSAALDAYVDLYLSEDGIRSVAEVGYVPLAPEDLAETRARWEARIRGAA; this comes from the coding sequence ATGGCGATCACCCTGGCAGCCACCATCGCTGCCACCTCCTGCACATCACGCGGCGGTGACCAGCTCGCCGGTGCCGTCGTCGTCTCCGGCTCCTCGACCGTCGAGCCCATCTCGGTCGCCGTGGCCGAGAAGTTCGACGCCGGAGCCGGCAGCCGCGTCTCGCTCGCCGTCGACGGTCCCGGCACCGGCGACGGCTTCGAGCTGTTCTGCCACGGCGAGATCGCGATCAACGACGCCTCCTCGAAGATCAAGCCCGAGCAGATCGAGCAGTGCGAGGAGAACGGCGTCGAGTTCATCGAGCTCTGGATCGGCAACGACGGCCTGACGCTCCTCACCACCGAGCGCAACGATGCCGTGAGCTGCCTCACGCTGGCCGACGTCTACGCCCTCGTCGGCCCCGAGTCCCAGGGCGTCGACGACTGGAGCGACGCCGAGCCGCTCGCCGCCGAGCTCGGGTCCGACACCGACCTCCCCGACCTGCCGCTCACCGTCACCGGGCCCGGCGAGGAGTCGGGCACGTTCGTCAGCTTCGTCGAGCTCGTGATCGAGGAGCTCAACGAGGAACGGGGCCAGCCGGCGACGACCCGTCCCGACTACCAGAGCTCCTCGGACGACAACGTCATCGTCCAGGGCGTGCAGGGCAGTCCGTCCGGTCTCGGGTGGGTCGGCTACGCCTTCGCCCGCGAGGCCGACGGGGTGAAGATCCTCGAGGTCGACGGCGGCGATGGCTGCGTCGCCCCGACCGACGAGACCGTCGCCGACGGCAGCTACCCGATCAGCCGCCCGCTGTTCATCTACGTCAACGCCGAGATGGCCGACGACAGCGCGGCGCTCGACGCCTACGTCGATCTCTACCTGTCAGAGGACGGCATCCGCTCGGTCGCCGAGGTCGGCTACGTGCCCCTCGCTCCCGAGGACCTGGCCGAGACCCGTGCCCGCTGGGAAGCCCGCATCCGAGGAGCCGCATGA